GCGTTCCTTGGAACCAATTGATTCTCGGTGGATTTTCGCAAGGTGCGATGCTTGCCACAGATCTAACACTCCGAAAAGAGGAGATCTCCAAGGGACTTATGATCCTTTCGGGGGCACTTGTAAATGAATCACTTTGGAAAGAGTTAGCGCCTAAAAAATCAAATCTACGGTTTTTCCAATCTCATGGTGAATTTGATCCTATTCTTGGTTATGCGAACGCAAAAAAATTAGAAAAGTTACTTCGGAACTCCGGACTTCTTGGCGAATTCATTGGCTTTAACGGCGGACATGAAATTCCGGCACCTGTCATCCAAGGGATCAGCCGTTATTTGAATAGTTTGTCTTAAAAATTCTCGCTGGCAAACCAGTTTGGATCAGTCTAAGTCAGTGGATGGTTGTTATGAAACAGTTTTTCGTTAGCTTTCTTTGTTTTGGTTTATGGCAAGGAATCTCTGCCCAAGGGTTCGATCATAAACATTTGGTTTGGGACGCACTTTTGAAAAAATATGTAAAGAATGGCCTTGTTTCCTATAAAGGAATTCAATCGGAAGAAGGAACCCTCCGTCAGTATTTGGACAATCTTTCCAAAGTCTCCGAGGCCCAATACCAAGGATTCACAGAAAAAGAAAAACAAAGTTTTCTCATCAATGCCTACAATGCCTTTACTATCAAATTGATTTTGGATTACTACCCTGTGGAAAGTATCACTGAAATTGGATCTCCATTTTCCAAAATCAACTTGGCTCGTGGGATTCCTTGGAAAAAAGAATTTTTTTCCCTACTTGGAAAATTAAGGCATTTGGATTGGATTGAACATGAAAAGTTACGAAAGGACTTTAATGAACCAAGAATCCATTTTGCGATTGTTTGTGCTTCCATCGGTTGCCCTCATATAGTTTCGGAAGCCTACACACCGACTGCTTTAGAAAAACAACTCCAATCAGCAAAACTTGGTTTTTTAAAAAATCCAAAAAAGAATTCTTATGATAAAACAACGAACACTTTGTACTTAAGTAAAATTTTTAATTGGTTCCAAATAGATTTCACCAAAAAAACAACTCTCATCCAATATGTACAAGAAGGATTTGAAGAACCTATCAAACCAGATGCGAAAATTGTTTATAACGAATACAGTTGGGATTTAAACGAATTAAAATAAAATATAAGATAAAGAGCCATATTTCGTTGCCTAAGTAATTGTTGAATTCAATGGAAAATTTCAGATGAATGGAAATTCTATGGATAAAAATCATGAAATGATTATCAAATCTTTTTCTTCCTCAACGAAATGGAAGGAATGGCTTATGTTACATTTTGCAACAGTTCCTAATGGTATTTGGCTTCGAATTTATAAGAAAGACTCCGGAAAAAAAACAATAACCTATGATGAGGCCCTAGAGGAAGCTCTTTGCTTCGGCTGGATCGATAGCCAGAAAAAAACGTACGATGAAATCTCGTGGATTCAGAAATTTACTCCACGCAGACCTCAAAGTAATTGGTCAAAGCGAAATAGAGAACGAGCAGATCTGCTTATCAAAGAAAAACGAATGCAGCCGAAAGGATTATTAGAAATAGAGGCTGCAAAAAAAGATGGTAGATGGGACAAAGCCTATGATTCTCCCAGCCAAATGGAAATTCCCCCTGATTTTCTAGCAAAATTAGCAAAAGATCAGAAAGCTCACGAATTCTTTAAAACATTAAATAAAGCCAACTTATATGCAATTGCTTGGCGATTACAAACAGCAAAGACTCAAAAAACAAGAGACAAACGAATGGACGCTCTTCTCGAAATGATGAAGAATCGACAAAAATTGCACTAAATTGTTTTCTAAGAAATCCCTTTCATGGAAAGTAAGTTGGTCTTACGAAACTAATTCCAATTCGTAAGTGATTTTTGCTGTTTTTTCGAGAGTCTTTGCGACAGAACAGTATTTTTCTAAACTGAGATCAATCGCACGTTTTACTTGTTCCTCTTTGAAGTCACCCTGTACTTTGAATTTCATATGAATGTTTTTAAAGAGATTGGCTTCTTCGACTTTTTCTCTATCGGCATCCACTTCTACTGAATAATCTTTCACTTCAATTCTATGTTTGGCAAGGATCATCAAAACGTCGATACTACTACAACCGGCAAGCCCCATAATCAAAAGTTCCATAGGTCTTGGACCAGAATTTTTTCCACCGATTTCCGGTGAGGCATCGATCCGAATGGAATTTCCGGATTCGTTCCGAGCTTCCAAAACGTAAGGGGATTCAATTCGATTCAGTTTTATATTCATAATTAAAAAACGAAAGAGCGAAGCGGGCCAAAGACCCGCTTGCTTAAATACTACTTATTTGGTTGTGGAGTGTAACGTAAATAAGGTTTGATGGTGCGAAATCCTTTTGGGAATTTTTTCTTTGCATCTTCATCAGAAACGGATGGAACGATGATTGTATCTTCTCCGTCTTTCCAGTTCGCTGGAGTTGCTACGCTAAACTGAGAAGTGAGTTGTAAAGAGTCGATCACACGTAATAGTTCATCAAAGTTTCTTCCCGTGGAAGCAGGGTAAGTAAGAGTTAACTTCACTTTTTTATCTGGCCCTACAACAAATACCGAACGAACAGTAGTCGTTTCACTAGCATTCGGGTGGATCATATCATAAAGATTGGATACTTTACGATCGGCATCAGCAATGATAGGGTAGTTAACTTTGGTTCCTTGTGTTTCGTTGATATCAGAGATCCAACCTTTGTGGCTGTCAACAGGGTCAACAGAAAGTGCGATCACTTTCACATTGCGTTTTTCGAACTCTGGTTTAATTTTTGCAACATATCCAAGTTCGGTCGTACAAACTGGAGTATAGTCTTTGGGGTGAGAAAACAAAATCCCCCAACCTTGTCCTAAATATTCATGAAAGTCAATTTTGCCTTCAGAGGTTTCCGCTTGGAAATTGGGTGCTTCATCGCCTAAACGTAGTGCCATGAGTTGTCTCCTGTAAGATGATCAGTTGGTCCCAATTTAGAATGGTTCTCTAAAAATGCAAGAGTTTGTTACACTTTATTGGAGGAAATTTCCATTTTATTGAAATAATTCGTAGATTTCTTACTTTTTTGTCCTGGTAAAAGCCCCGTCCCAATCTGGTTCTG
The sequence above is drawn from the Leptospira wolbachii serovar Codice str. CDC genome and encodes:
- a CDS encoding DUF547 domain-containing protein; translated protein: MKQFFVSFLCFGLWQGISAQGFDHKHLVWDALLKKYVKNGLVSYKGIQSEEGTLRQYLDNLSKVSEAQYQGFTEKEKQSFLINAYNAFTIKLILDYYPVESITEIGSPFSKINLARGIPWKKEFFSLLGKLRHLDWIEHEKLRKDFNEPRIHFAIVCASIGCPHIVSEAYTPTALEKQLQSAKLGFLKNPKKNSYDKTTNTLYLSKIFNWFQIDFTKKTTLIQYVQEGFEEPIKPDAKIVYNEYSWDLNELK
- a CDS encoding YdeI/OmpD-associated family protein → MNGNSMDKNHEMIIKSFSSSTKWKEWLMLHFATVPNGIWLRIYKKDSGKKTITYDEALEEALCFGWIDSQKKTYDEISWIQKFTPRRPQSNWSKRNRERADLLIKEKRMQPKGLLEIEAAKKDGRWDKAYDSPSQMEIPPDFLAKLAKDQKAHEFFKTLNKANLYAIAWRLQTAKTQKTRDKRMDALLEMMKNRQKLH
- a CDS encoding OsmC family protein, with the translated sequence MNIKLNRIESPYVLEARNESGNSIRIDASPEIGGKNSGPRPMELLIMGLAGCSSIDVLMILAKHRIEVKDYSVEVDADREKVEEANLFKNIHMKFKVQGDFKEEQVKRAIDLSLEKYCSVAKTLEKTAKITYELELVS
- a CDS encoding peroxiredoxin; the encoded protein is MALRLGDEAPNFQAETSEGKIDFHEYLGQGWGILFSHPKDYTPVCTTELGYVAKIKPEFEKRNVKVIALSVDPVDSHKGWISDINETQGTKVNYPIIADADRKVSNLYDMIHPNASETTTVRSVFVVGPDKKVKLTLTYPASTGRNFDELLRVIDSLQLTSQFSVATPANWKDGEDTIIVPSVSDEDAKKKFPKGFRTIKPYLRYTPQPNK